The nucleotide window TTGAACGGTTACAAAAAAGAAAAAAATCTAAATATGCCGAAGTTTGAAAAAAATGAAAGCAGAAAAGCCAAATTTTTAGAAATTTTTTACCGTCTCTTTTCCTTAATGTCAGTAGTTATCCTGGAAAGCTCATTCACATTCGCAGTAAATGATGGAAGCACCTTCTGGAAAACCTTTTCCATTGCCTTTATCTCGCTTCCAACTTCTGTTATGTGCCTGTCATACTCGCCAACTTTTCCCATAAGCCCCCTCTGAAGCTCGTCAAAGCTCCCCCTTAAGTCATCAAAGCGCTTTTCAAGAGCAACAACCCGTGCTTCAGTCCTTTCCTTCCAGGCGATTATCTTGTTGACATTGACTATGAATTCGTTCCATTTCTCCTCAATTATCGCCTCAGAGATTTCCTCTATCTTTTCCACCTCTGACTCGTTGAGATTTCTTATTCTTCCGCGCCTCTCACCGGCGCCTGAATCCTCTGCGGAATAATGCTCCTCCTCTTTAGGCATCTCAGGAGGATTTGGAACATTCTGGCCTGAAAATGAAGGCTTGTATGCCCTGAACTGGGGCTGCATTGAAGAAGCATCAGGATTGAAATCAGGGATTGGATTTTTAACTGAAATCTGCTCAGGGGAAATCCGGTTTTGGATTGAAGAACTCATGTCCGCCTGGTTCATAGCATCAAATATCTGGTGCGTCTTGTAGCCGTCGCGCTGAAGCATCTCAACAATCTGGCTGTTTGAAAGCCCCTGATTCCTCAGGTTTATCACCTGCTCAACTGGAACAGTAGGTGAAGAAAAAGCATTTGGCGCTGAATCATCCTTTTTTCCAAAAACAGGCACTTCTTATCCCTCTTTTACCTTTGAATGCGATTAAATCTATTTATTTTGCAAGCAATATAATCGCTTTATTCTTTTTTAAAGCTTTCGCTATTTTTCTCGGAAACTGCTTTCTGGATTTCCCTTCTTACAATATTCTCAACATCCTTGAGAGTTGCAAAGCTTGTGGGGTCCCAGAGGTTAAGATACCTTTCAAGCACGTTTATATCCTCTTTCTTAGCGCATACAACAAGCTCGCGTATTACCTGCTCAATCCGTTCCTTTATCTGCGCAATCTCTGCATTCAGGTCAAGGATTGTTGAGTTTATGGTCTTTATATCAGTTGAGGCCTTCCTGTTGTTGGCAAGCATGTTCTCCTCAATGAGCTGAATCCTCTTCTGCATTGAGTTGTAGCGCTCCTCAAGCATTCTCAGCCTTCTTGCAAGGTTGCTCATCTGAAGCCCGTAGTCTGTCGATATGTCAACTCTCTGCTTTTGAGGCTGGCCCATGCCTCCTGCTTCATCATTTTCCTTCATAGAACCAAGCGGATCCGATTCCTTTTCATTTCCAAACATTTGAGCCCCCGGCCTGTTCGCTTTTATTCATGTAATGCATGAAAATATTTATAAATCAGGCAGTTTCAGTAAATTCTTATACTAATATACTTATAAATATTTGTTAAATTCATCTTTATATTAAATTTATGTTATCATAAAAAAGTAGTCAAACAAGCCGGTTTCAGACGGAAAATACCGGTTCTTTGGAAGGAGTAGAAGAGATGGCGTTAAAAAGAGGTGCGAGCTGCCCTTCTGAAATGGAGAGGGAGGGCGAGGACAATATTCTCAGGATAAACTGCAGCCAGTGCAGCTACGCCCCCTCAATAGAGGACAATGAGCTTTGCATGTCCTCAATAATAGACAAGCTGATTGAGAATTCTGACACAACAAAGGTTGTGCTTTCCCAGAAGAGGGATTTCGAGTATGACTACAACCAGATTCAAATCCTCATGGAGATTGCAAAAATCTACAATGAGCTTGTAAGAAGGAAGAACCTCATCAGCTACCACACTCTCGCCGCATTCAGCATGAACTGCAGCAAGTGCTGGTTACAATAGCAAAGCCCTATCTTTCCGGATACATAATCGGGGACAGGGAAATTTACAGAAAGATTTTCTCGCCGTCCATAAAGCCCGATTTCATGTTCACAAAGCTGATGGCGACATATCCTCCTGACGCAGAGGAAAAAGACACTTACATGGTTGGGGACAATACAGAAATAACAATATTCGCTCTTCCGGATTCCATCCAGTATCTTTACCATATGACTCCGCCGGAGTTCAAGCTTTCAGAGGAAAAATACGACCTTTTGGACAGCGCAAGAAAAATCATTGCAGAGCACAAACCGAGCAAGTCAGAGTTTGTGGACCCCGAAAGGATGAGGCATGTATTCTACAATGTCGGGCACGACCTCATTGAAGAGCTTGCAAATTACCAGAACCTGAAGCTGAGGACAAAGGAGATTGATGAGCTGACAGACATACTGGTAAGATATACCGTCGGATTCGGTTTGATAGAAGTTCTTCTGCAGGATGACAAGATTCAGGATGTGACAATCAACAGCCCAATGGGGCAGGTGCCCATGTTCATCGTGCACCAGGACTTTGACGACTGCATAACAAACATAATACCCACAAGCAGCGAGGCGGAATCGTGGGCGTCAAAATTAAGGATGATGTCGGGAAGGCCGCTTGACGAGGCAAACCCGATTCTCGATACCGAGATAACGCTTCCAGGAGCAAATGCAAGGGTTGCTGTAATCTCAGAGCCGCTGAACCCAAGAGGGCTTGCCTATGCATTCAGAAGGCACAGGGACAGGCCTTGGACCCTTCCGCTGTTCATAAACTCAAAGATGATTTCGCCCCTCGCAGCAGGGCTTATGAGCTTTCTGATAGACGGCTCAAGGACAATTCTTGTTGCAGGGACAAGGTCAGCAGGAAAAACATCCCTTCTTGGCGCGATGATAACTGAGATTATGAGAAAATTAAGGATAATCACAATAGAGGACACTCTGGAATTACCTGTCAGCGCATTCAGGAAGATGGGATACAACATCCAGCCGATGAAAGTTGCAAGTGCAATGACAAAGGGGACATCAGAAGTTCCTGCAGACGAGGGTATAAGGACAACCCTCAGGATGGGGGACTCCTGCCTGATTGTTGGAGAGGTAAGGTCTGTTGAGGCAAGCGCGCTCTACGAGGCGATGAGAATTGGAGCGCTTGCAAATGTTGTTGCAGGAACAATACACGGAGACAGCCCATACGGAGTTTTTGACAGGGTTGTAAATGACCTTAAAGTCCCCAAGACCAGCTTCAAGGCAACTGATGTGATAATTGTTGCAAACCCGATAAGAAGCCCTGACGGGCTGCACAGATGGAGAAGGGTTACTGAGATAACTGAAGTAAGGAAATTCTGGACTGATGACCCGCTTTTGGAAAATGGATTTGTGGATTTGATGAAATACCAGTCAAAGACAGACCAGCTTGAGCCGTCAGACGATTTGATAAACGGCGATTCAGACGTGCTGAAATCAATTGCAGGAAATGTCAAGGAGTGGGCTGGGAACTGGGATGCTGTGTGGGACAATGTCCTCTTAAGAGCGAAGATAAAAGAGCTTACTGTGGATTATGCTAACCGGCTCAAGATGCCTGAGCTTATGGAGGCGCAGCACGTTGTTGTCGGGAACGACCACTTCCACAAGATTTGCGATGAAGTCAAGGAAGAACTCGGTTCAATAGACAGCAAGAGGGTTGCCCTTGAATGGGAGAACTGGTTCAAGACTTACATAAAAAAGAACACAGCAGAAGAGGAACAGAAGAAATAATAAGCGGAAAAATATAATGAATTAACGATAAGCATAAAACGCAGTTAATCCAATGATTACATTTAATTTAATAAAAAAGAGGTTGATGGATTGCACTTTCTAAACTGCAATTCCAGATAAAGAGCAGATGCCGATTCAGGAAGAGCAGATGAATGACTTGCTCAAGAAATACAAGAGCAAGCTGAGAACCCAGCTGGATGAGAATTCTGAGGATGGGGTTCAGCAGCCGATAATCTCAAGGCAGTACAGCCAGTTCAAGAGAGAAAATGCCCCAAGCCAGATGAATCTCTTTGAAAGGGCGTGCAATTTCAGCGAAAGGATATTCAAGATAACTCCTGACAAGAAAAGCGAGGAAGAGATGTGGGAGAGCATAAGGATATGCTACCTGAATGCAACCCCGACAGGCATAATGAGCGCTTCCATATTCTACCCGATGCTCCTTGCAATACTCGGAAGCATAGCAAGCTTTCTCATTTTCCAGTCATTCTTCTTCATTTTCTTTTTCCTCCTTGCCGCAACAGCCCTTATGTTCATAATCCAGAAAATCCCCGAGTTTCTTGCAGACAACTGGAGGATGAAGGCAAGCAACCAGATGGTTCTGTGCATATTCTACGTGGCAACATACATGAGGCACACATCAAACCTTGAGCTTGCTGTTAATTTTGCAGCAGAGCACCTTACGCCTCCGCTTTCAATAGACCTTAAAAAAATCGTTTGGAACATAGAGTCGGGAAAATATTCTTCAATAAAGGAATCCCTTGATGTATATTTCGAGACATGGAAAAAATGGAACATGGAGTTTGTGGAAGCCTTCCACATGATAGAAAGCTCGCTTTATGAAAGTTCAGAAGACAGAAGGGTAAGCCTGCTTGACAAGTCCCTTTCACTGATTCTTGAAGAAACAT belongs to Candidatus Woesearchaeota archaeon and includes:
- a CDS encoding type II/IV secretion system ATPase subunit — translated: MLVTIAKPYLSGYIIGDREIYRKIFSPSIKPDFMFTKLMATYPPDAEEKDTYMVGDNTEITIFALPDSIQYLYHMTPPEFKLSEEKYDLLDSARKIIAEHKPSKSEFVDPERMRHVFYNVGHDLIEELANYQNLKLRTKEIDELTDILVRYTVGFGLIEVLLQDDKIQDVTINSPMGQVPMFIVHQDFDDCITNIIPTSSEAESWASKLRMMSGRPLDEANPILDTEITLPGANARVAVISEPLNPRGLAYAFRRHRDRPWTLPLFINSKMISPLAAGLMSFLIDGSRTILVAGTRSAGKTSLLGAMITEIMRKLRIITIEDTLELPVSAFRKMGYNIQPMKVASAMTKGTSEVPADEGIRTTLRMGDSCLIVGEVRSVEASALYEAMRIGALANVVAGTIHGDSPYGVFDRVVNDLKVPKTSFKATDVIIVANPIRSPDGLHRWRRVTEITEVRKFWTDDPLLENGFVDLMKYQSKTDQLEPSDDLINGDSDVLKSIAGNVKEWAGNWDAVWDNVLLRAKIKELTVDYANRLKMPELMEAQHVVVGNDHFHKICDEVKEELGSIDSKRVALEWENWFKTYIKKNTAEEEQKK